A part of Acropora palmata chromosome 6, jaAcrPala1.3, whole genome shotgun sequence genomic DNA contains:
- the LOC141884650 gene encoding collagenase 3-like isoform X2 — MFAYLALLSIMLINSANCEVEMEEEEFALEYLKKYEYLPSSNTSSQTKALAIESFQRFFNLSVTGEINNETMRVMKQPRCGDSDVSNDGLRMRIRRFSTRGKWHKTIFKYFLSYGNDLPKRDQARIIQRAFKHWSDVCPTLNFTRTNDSSNADIKLSFGTYRHGGIPNEGSCRISFDGPGRVIAHAYLPLGNQADWGKIHFDDSEAFSEVGSVYRWGSFVIRGSQSLIYTAVHEIGHSLGLGHSNVRGSVMYPLAKIGRPVLHSDDIKGIRFLYCPTGAITPVDDR, encoded by the exons ATGTTTGCCTATTTAGCATTACTTTCCATCATGCTTATTAACAGCGCTAACTGTGAGGTAGAAATGGAGGAGGAGGAATTTGCGTTG GAATATCTGAAAAAGTACGAATATCTCCCGAGTTCCAACACCAGCAGTCAGACAAAAGCGCTTGCAATCGAAAGTTTCCAAAGATTCTTTAACCTATCTGTGACAGGTGAAATTAACAATGAAACAATGAGAGTGATGAAGCAGCCTCGTTGTGGAGACTCAGATGTTAGCAACGATGGATTGCGTATGCGCATTCGAAGGTTCTCTACCAGGGGAAAGTGGCATAAGACCATTTTTAAGTACTTTTTATCCTATGGAAACGACTTGCCAAAAAGGGACCAAGCACGAATAATCCAAAGAGCTTTTAAGCATTGGAGTGATGTATGCCCGACTCTAAACTTTACTAGGACCAATGACAGTTCAAATGCTGACATAAAACTCAG CTTTGGAACATATAGACATGGTGGAATCCCAAATGAAGGGTCTTGTCGCATTTCTTTCGATGGCCCTGGTAGAGTCATTGCACATGCGTATCTACCACTAGGAAATCAAGCAGATTGgggaaaaattcattttgacGATTCTGAAGCCTTTTCTGAGGTGGGCAGCGTATACCGTTGGGGGTCATTTGTAATAAGAGGAAGTCAGAGCCTTATCTACACTGCTGTTCATGAGATTGGACACTCCTTGGGCCTCGGTCATTCTAATGTTAGAGGCTCAGTAATGTATCCTTTGGCAAAGATCGGAAGACCCGTACTGCACAGCGACGATATCAAAGGAATACGCTTCTTGTACTGTCCGACAGGGGCGATAACTCCTGTG GATGACCGATAG
- the LOC141884650 gene encoding matrilysin-like isoform X1 — MFAYLALLSIMLINSANCEVEMEEEEFALEYLKKYEYLPSSNTSSQTKALAIESFQRFFNLSVTGEINNETMRVMKQPRCGDSDVSNDGLRMRIRRFSTRGKWHKTIFKYFLSYGNDLPKRDQARIIQRAFKHWSDVCPTLNFTRTNDSSNADIKLSFGTYRHGGIPNEGSCRISFDGPGRVIAHAYLPLGNQADWGKIHFDDSEAFSEVGSVYRWGSFVIRGSQSLIYTAVHEIGHSLGLGHSNVRGSVMYPLAKIGRPVLHSDDIKGIRFLYCPTGAITPVVGSQTYFQFFLLMYNVQRNPTVLQYLSYLICVHLSPMHEKLLTKIKRDIPVS; from the exons ATGTTTGCCTATTTAGCATTACTTTCCATCATGCTTATTAACAGCGCTAACTGTGAGGTAGAAATGGAGGAGGAGGAATTTGCGTTG GAATATCTGAAAAAGTACGAATATCTCCCGAGTTCCAACACCAGCAGTCAGACAAAAGCGCTTGCAATCGAAAGTTTCCAAAGATTCTTTAACCTATCTGTGACAGGTGAAATTAACAATGAAACAATGAGAGTGATGAAGCAGCCTCGTTGTGGAGACTCAGATGTTAGCAACGATGGATTGCGTATGCGCATTCGAAGGTTCTCTACCAGGGGAAAGTGGCATAAGACCATTTTTAAGTACTTTTTATCCTATGGAAACGACTTGCCAAAAAGGGACCAAGCACGAATAATCCAAAGAGCTTTTAAGCATTGGAGTGATGTATGCCCGACTCTAAACTTTACTAGGACCAATGACAGTTCAAATGCTGACATAAAACTCAG CTTTGGAACATATAGACATGGTGGAATCCCAAATGAAGGGTCTTGTCGCATTTCTTTCGATGGCCCTGGTAGAGTCATTGCACATGCGTATCTACCACTAGGAAATCAAGCAGATTGgggaaaaattcattttgacGATTCTGAAGCCTTTTCTGAGGTGGGCAGCGTATACCGTTGGGGGTCATTTGTAATAAGAGGAAGTCAGAGCCTTATCTACACTGCTGTTCATGAGATTGGACACTCCTTGGGCCTCGGTCATTCTAATGTTAGAGGCTCAGTAATGTATCCTTTGGCAAAGATCGGAAGACCCGTACTGCACAGCGACGATATCAAAGGAATACGCTTCTTGTACTGTCCGACAGGGGCGATAACTCCTGTGGTAGGTTCACAGACAtactttcagttttttctaTTGATGTACAATGTACAAAGGAATCCTACCGTTCTTCAATATTTAAGTTATCTTATTTGCGTCCATTTATCTCCGATGCATGAGAAATTGCttacaaaaattaaacgagacatacctgtaagttga
- the LOC141884650 gene encoding collagenase 3-like isoform X3 produces the protein MRVMKQPRCGDSDVSNDGLRMRIRRFSTRGKWHKTIFKYFLSYGNDLPKRDQARIIQRAFKHWSDVCPTLNFTRTNDSSNADIKLSFGTYRHGGIPNEGSCRISFDGPGRVIAHAYLPLGNQADWGKIHFDDSEAFSEVGSVYRWGSFVIRGSQSLIYTAVHEIGHSLGLGHSNVRGSVMYPLAKIGRPVLHSDDIKGIRFLYCPTGAITPVVGSQTYFQFFLLMYNVQRNPTVLQYLSYLICVHLSPMHEKLLTKIKRDIPVS, from the exons ATGAGAGTGATGAAGCAGCCTCGTTGTGGAGACTCAGATGTTAGCAACGATGGATTGCGTATGCGCATTCGAAGGTTCTCTACCAGGGGAAAGTGGCATAAGACCATTTTTAAGTACTTTTTATCCTATGGAAACGACTTGCCAAAAAGGGACCAAGCACGAATAATCCAAAGAGCTTTTAAGCATTGGAGTGATGTATGCCCGACTCTAAACTTTACTAGGACCAATGACAGTTCAAATGCTGACATAAAACTCAG CTTTGGAACATATAGACATGGTGGAATCCCAAATGAAGGGTCTTGTCGCATTTCTTTCGATGGCCCTGGTAGAGTCATTGCACATGCGTATCTACCACTAGGAAATCAAGCAGATTGgggaaaaattcattttgacGATTCTGAAGCCTTTTCTGAGGTGGGCAGCGTATACCGTTGGGGGTCATTTGTAATAAGAGGAAGTCAGAGCCTTATCTACACTGCTGTTCATGAGATTGGACACTCCTTGGGCCTCGGTCATTCTAATGTTAGAGGCTCAGTAATGTATCCTTTGGCAAAGATCGGAAGACCCGTACTGCACAGCGACGATATCAAAGGAATACGCTTCTTGTACTGTCCGACAGGGGCGATAACTCCTGTGGTAGGTTCACAGACAtactttcagttttttctaTTGATGTACAATGTACAAAGGAATCCTACCGTTCTTCAATATTTAAGTTATCTTATTTGCGTCCATTTATCTCCGATGCATGAGAAATTGCttacaaaaattaaacgagacatacctgtaagttga
- the LOC141885078 gene encoding hatching enzyme-like, producing the protein MKDQQRQIFGEALQFWADVSGLTFREINIASASDIKVRQQKQNKIKNSLLFPSFGRYGHEGTDAESTCPYPFDGSAGTLAHVYFPQDGRAHFDEDETFTHGTPDGINLLWVAVHEFGHALGLQHSSTYGAIMYPYYTGYVPDMKLHFDDVAGIQSLYGDNTETHTEIHPEIPTSEPQTTPTTSGDCEDRMGERCKEFDQYYCNLYPDANEYWCAKSCFNCNV; encoded by the exons atgaag GATCAGCAAAGGCAGATCTTTGGAGAAGCTCTGCAGTTTTGGGCTGATGTTTCTGGTCTAACCTTTAGAGAAATCAACATTGCAAGTGCGTCTGACATCAAAGTCAGGCAA caaaaacagaacaaaatcAAGAATAGTCTGCTCTTTCCTAGTTTTGGTAGGTACGGTCATGAGGGTACCGACGCGGAGAGCACTTGTCCTTATCCATTCGATGGGAGCGCAGGAACTTTGGCGCATGTGTATTTTCCACAAGATGGGCGTGCACACTTTGATGAAGACGAGACGTTTACTCATGGCACGCCTGATGGGATCAATTTACTGTGGGTGGCCGTGCACGAATTTGGTCATGCCTTGGGCCTTCAGCACAGTAGCACCTATGGAGCCATAATGTATCCTTATTATACTGGATACGTTCCAGACATGAAATTACATTTTGACGATGTTGCTGGAATACAGTCTCTGTACG GTGATAACACTGAGACCCACACTGAAATTCACCCTGAAATTCCAACTTCAGAGCCTCAGACGACCCCAACCACTTCAG GAGACTGCGAAGATAGAATGGGAGAACGCTGCAAAGAATTCGACCAATATTATTGCAACTTATACCCCGATGCCAACGAGTATTGGTGTGCCAAGTCATGCTTCAATT GCAATGTGTAA